The DNA segment AGGGGTGGGTATTCACCGTCTCCGGATCCTTTGCCGGAGCATATTTATCGATGATCTTATGGCTGGCGGCGATGAAAATAACGCAGGCATCGATTGCGGCCGCCCTGAATCAGACCAGCACGATTTTTATATTTGTATTCGCCTATCTCTTTCTCAAAGAAAAACTTAACCGTCAGAAGATTATCGGACTGGCCCTTGGAATAACGGGAACGGCTCTGGTGATGTTTGGTTAAGTCACTGGAATTCAAATAATTACAAAGATTTAGCGGATTATTCTCCAAAAATATCTCATTTAATATTATTAATAAATGGTGTCATATTTATTAATTTTATTGATATTATATGCAACATTTATTAATTTATCCCGTAGTTTAATAATAGAAGTTAATTAAAGGAGCCAAAATGGCGCAGGATTGGAAAGAATTGACAAAATTGACCGAGGGTCAGGCGATGGCGATAGAGCGGGTTCGGCTGACCGGAAGGAATATTGTGATTGAGGGGGATTTTGAATTACCGCCTCTAGCGCGGCTGACCCAGGAGGACCAGGTCTTTGTGGCGGCCTTCGTGCGGACTCATGGCTCCATCAAAGAAATGGAACAATTATTCGGGGTAAGTTATCCGACCATAAAAAGCCGGTTAAATCGAATCGGGGAACTGCTCAATTTTGTCAAATTCGAAGCGGCCCCAGCGGCTCCAAAAAATGAAATTCTGGATCGTCTCGAAAAAGGTGACATAACGGCCAAAGAGGCCATTGAAATTTTGAAAGGGAAAAAAGGAGGAAAAGATGTATGAAGAACGCCGTCGTATTCTGGAAATGGTGGCTTCCGGAAAAATTACCTCCGATGAAGCCGAGGAACTTCTTAATGCCCTTGACGCCGACCGCGACCGTGATGATGATTATGAAAAAGATGACGACTCCGAATCCGATTCTTTCGGGCCCGGCCGAGATCACGATCCTCAGCCTGGACAGAATCCACGTTTTTTGAAGATTCTGGTCATTCCCGGTCATGGCGCACACGGAAATCACGGCAGCGAAATCGTGAAAATCAAGATTCCGCTGGCCCTGATGCGGGCGGGCATGAAGATGTCGTCTTTAATTCCCGAACAAGCCAGAGAAAAGATCGAAACGGCCTTTCGAGAAAAGGGGATAAACTTCAATTTCGCCAACATGAAACCGGAGCAGTTCGACGAGATCATGGCCGGGCTGAAAGAATTTCAAATCAAAGTAATTGACGGAGACGAAGTGGTGCGGATATCATGCGAATAGGGTGATATTCGGTTCTGTCAAACCTCGCAAAGGAACACTCTCCGACCCGAAGGGTTCGAGAGTGTTTTTTATTGAGCCGCTATTTTAAGATACTCGGAGCGGAGCATAAAGGAGCGGGAGTCGATCGCCCGAGTTATGGTAAGGATGCCGTCAAGATGGTCACACTCATGCTGAAGCAGTTCCGACAAATCGCCGTCCAATTTCATTGAGGTTGGATTCCAGTCCTGATTCAAAAAATCGATTTTGGTGCGTTTGAATCTTTTAACTTTAACCATCAGATCGGGGAACGACATGCAATTGTCCCAGACCTCCATTTCCTCAGAATCGGGAAAGGAGAGGACCGGATTGATAAAAACCTCAGGAGGATCACCGAGCATATAAATCAGACGTTTTCCGACCCCGATCTGAGGAGCGGCGATGGCCCGCCCGAAATTATATTTCTCGCGAAACGCCAGAATCGTATCATGCATATCAGTGACAATACTTTTGATCAGGGGCAATTCCTCCCGGCGGACGGTCTCGGCAATTTTGTAAAGCCGATCGTTTCCCAGGAGCAGAATCTCCCTGCCCGGCACTTACTTTTTCCTCGCAACTAAAAGGGGGTATTTTTCAGAAGAAGCAGCGTCAGGCATTTTTGACGGGGCGAATTGGCCCACGGTGACCTCGAATCCGATTTCTTCGAGCGCTTCTATCCATTTCCGGACGGGGAATAGGCCGAGAATATAGCGGTCGGTCTGAAGATCGAGAAAACCCTCGCGGCGAATAAGGTAAACAAAGGTACATTCATAATTTTCATCATCGGAGTCAGGATCATAATTATTTTCGATATAGGTCACTTCGATATTATCTTTTTTGAAATTCTCGACCACGGTGCGGTTCTGGACGAAATGTTCCGGCCATTCTTCGACATAGGTAATCAAGCGACCGTCTTTTTTCAGATGCATATAGGCGGTCAGAAAGGCGGCTTTGAGTTCTTCGAGAGTTTCCATATGAACCGAGGCATCATGAATGATGGCGGCGTTGAACTCCCGGTTCATGCGCGCGATCCGCATGTCATCGAGAAGGTATTCGACTTCGGGATTGAGTTTCCGGGCCAGAAGAAGCATCTGCGGATTGATGTCGATGCCGGTGATATCGAATGCCCGCTTGAGCACGGAATCGAGATGTCCGCCGCCACAGCCGAGATTGAGAAGGGTTTTTGCGCCCGGCGAGCATTCCTTTATTTTTTCAATAAAGAATTCCCCTTCGTCGATATAGGTCTCAGGGGGCGAGATAATAGGCCAGAGCCAGGAGAGGTCCCGGTACAACCGCATGGTTTCTTCCGCTTTCAATCTGATTTTCATCGAATTAATCACTCGTTTTTTTTCGGTTCGACCATCACCATCTTCTCCCGCTCCACCGTCACCAGCCCCGGTTTGGCTCCGCGCGGCTTGCGAACATAACGGCGCTCGGTATATATCACCGGCACGGTTTTGGAATGGCGGGCTTTGGAATGATAGGCGGCGATGGCGGCGGTTTCGGCAATTTCATTTTTCGACGGTTGAAAATTCTTGTCCGGAAATTTCAGCACCACATGGGATCCGGGGCACTGTGCGGTATGGAACCACAGTTCATACGGCTTGGCATGACCGAAAGTGGTGGCGTCGTTGTCGGCGCCGTCTTTTCCGATAAAAATGGTGACCCCGGTCGAAAGGGTATGGGCCCGGTACGGCAGGCGCGGGGCCTTTTCCCTCCTGACGGTCTCTTTCGGCAGAAGTTCAAAAATCTCCGAAGCATATTTTTGCGAAGCATGGTCGAAATCGCGCTCCAGTTCCTCGAGCATAATTCGAGCCATTTTCAATTCTTTGCGGGCAATTTCGAGGCGGCGCTCCAAAAGCGATAGTGATTCCTTACCTTTGCGGTATCTTTTGAAATAATCATCGGCGTTCGCGGCGGCATTGAGGGCCGGATTGAGGGGAATGGTTATTGTGGCATCAGCGGCACCATAGATGTCATGCAATTCGACCGCTTTCATTCCTTTCCGGACTGACGGCAGGTTAATTTTCAGGATTTCCGCGTATTTTTTAAATATATCGGAGCGATCGGCTTGATGCAGATCGTCCTCTATATTTTTTTCTTTCTTTTCCAATTTCCCCGCAAATCTGGTTACCGTATCGATCACCCGCTCCTGTTCCGATACTTCGATCTTATTTTCTTTGTTGGCCGTAATCATTTCGTAAATGGCTATCGATAATGATTTAGCCTTTGTGAAATCATCCCCGAGTGAATGCAATTTGAAAGGGTAAACCAATATTCTGCCGGTCCGGGTATAAATATAGCCGTGATGATAATTTTCGAAGCGGGAGGCCAGTTGAAGAAATTCGCGGTGCAATTCTTCGGCGGTCGCATGATGAGTCTCTCCCGCCGGTGACTCGCGGCGCAGTCCCGTTTTTAAGATTATCTCTTCGACCAAGTTGTCATCCATCCCCTGAATATTTTTTTTAAGAAACTGCTCCAATGAGATTTCACCGACGGCGGCAAGAGATTCCTCAAACTGCGCCAAAGTCATTTGCAGGGGGTTGAGTCTATCGAGAGGGGGCGGCGGAAGATATACGGAGGAGTCATCGAATTTCTTATTTCGCAGAGTCGCGAGGATTTTATTTTCGGAATCGACCAGCCAGATATTGCCGTGCGGGCCTATCGCTTCGACAATAATGCCGAATTTTTTGTTCTCCGATTCGATATCTATTTGGAAAATCCGGTCCAGGCCGAACTGACGGATAGATATGACTTTCCCTTTTTCGACGATCTGAAAAAACGGCCACGGTTTTTCGTCGCTCTTGATTTCTATTTTTCCGCGCGGAATCAGGAAAGAGCCGAAACCGACCGGGTGATAGGCCAGCCCCAGCGCGAGGGTGCCGTCATCGGTCTTGAACATGATGAAAGCCACCCGTTCCTTTTTGTAGAATTCCGTACCGGAGACGACAGCACCAATGAGTCGGTCGCTCAGTTCGCGCACCAGCGAATATATGTGCAGAGCGGTTTGCATTGCGATAATATAACGCCTTCTTCCCGTAACTTTCGACAAAAAAAGAGCGTCAGGACGGGGGTCCTGACGCCGCATCAAATGAAATTCAACACCGCGCTATAGTGAATTTTGCCGCCGCACGTCAAAATTCAAAGGAGATACGAATCATTTCTTCTCGTATTTGGCCACACCTTCTTTGTAGAGATTACCGCCGTGGCAGTCGAGGGCGACAATGGCGGGGAAATCCTTGACGGTCAACCTGCGGATGGCTTCGGCGCCCAATTCTTCATAGGCAACCATTTCGTTGCCGGTAATCGATTTGGCGATCAGGGCGGCGGCCCCGCCGGTGGCGGCGAAATAGACCGCCTTTTTCTCTTTCATTTTGGCGACCACTTCCGGGCCCATCTCTCCTTTGCCGATCATTCCCTTCAAGCCGACTTCGATAATGCGGGGGGAATAGGCGTTCATGCGGGTCGAGGTGGTCGGGCCGACCGAGCCGATGACCTGTCCCGGTTTGGTGGGGGTTGGTCCGGCGAAATAAATTATCTGACCCTTGACATCGAACGGGAGTTTTTCGCCTTTATCGAGCAGTTCCACCATTTTCTTATGGGCGGCATCGCGGGCAGTATATATTTCCCCGGTGATAAGGACTTCATCGCCGGCCCTGAGGCCCATAACGACATCATCAGTCAGCGGGGTCTTGATACTTTTTTTCTGTGCCATAATCTATCTCCAATTTCCTTTAACCGATTATATGATTACTTCTTTGTGACGGGCGGCATGGCATTGGGTATTGACCGCCACCGGCAAACTGGCGATATGGCAGGGAAAAACTTCGACATGCACATCGAGCGCCGTGGTGGTTCCGCCCAAACCCTGAGGGCCGATACCGAGTTTATTTATTTTCTGCAACAGTTCCACTTCGAGGTCGGCATAGAACTTGTCGGGGTGACGGTTGCCGACTTCGCGCAGGAGGGCTTTTTTCGCCAGATAGGCGCATTTTTCGAAGGTCCCGCCGATACCGACCCCGACAATTATCGGTGGACAGGGGTTGCCGCCGGAGCGTCGGACCCGGTCGATGACAAAATCCTTGACGCCCTGAATGCCATCGGCCGGCTTCAGCATCTTGACCTCGGACATATTTTCCGAACCTCCGCCTTTGGGGGCGATGGTTATTTTCAGTTTATCGCCCGGGACGATTTCCAGATGGATAATGGCGGGGGTGTTGTCGCCGGTATTTTTGCGGGAGAGCGGATCGGCCACAATCGATTTCCGCAGGTAGCCGTCCTTGTAACCCCGACGAACGCCTTCGTTGAGGGCTTCGGTCAGGTCGCCGCCGACAATTTGAACTTCCTGCCCCAATTGCACAAAAAGAACGGCAAATCCGGTATCCTGGCACATCGGAGCCATTTCGGTGCGGGCAATTTTGGCGTTATCCAGAACCTGATCCAGAATACCCCGTCCGACCGGCGATTCTTCGACGGCCCGGGCCTTTTCCATTGCTTCCACGACATCGTGTCCCAAATCAAAAGAAGCATCAATCGAGATTTTTTTGACGGCCTCGATGATGGCATCGGTACTTATTTGACGCATATCAATTCTCCACGAATGCAATTATGTAAATGTCCTAACAATCAATTTATACACCTGTCTTCTTCATTTGGTCATAAAGATTGCGCACCCGGTCCATCCGTTTCTGCAGAGCGGGATGGTCATAAAACCAGAATTCAATCAGGGCCGGCGGTTTCGGATCGGAGAGATTAAAGACCGATAATTTATCGAAGGCGGTGGCGGCTTCATCGCCGGTGACCCCGGAAATTTCCAGTCCGAATTTGTCGGATTGATATTCCATGATGCGGCTGGCGCCATTCGTTATCGGCTGGGCGAAAAACATGAAAACGGTGATGAAGAGCATCAGAAGAGGGAAACTGGCCATATCGCCGACACGATCGAAACCGAAGCGGCGGCTGTTTTTGCGGATGATGCGCGGAAGGATTTTGTTCGCCAGATACCCGGCCAAGCCGACTAAAAGAATTGCCAGGATCAATCCGTACCAGATATGGCCCATCACAAAGTGTCCGATTTCATGCCCCATGATGAATTTCAATTCATCAATCGTAAAATTATTGATAGCAGTATCATACAATACGATGCGTTTGGTACCGAACATTCCGGTAAAATAGGCGTTGACCTTGGACGACTGCTTGGAGGCGTTGACCTCGTAGACATCGGGATTGTGGATACCGGCTTTTTCCGCCAGCGCCACCATCTGATTGCGCAACTCGATATTCTTGATTGGTTCGTATTTGTTGAACATCGGCGAGATCAGCACCGGCCAGATAATTATCACGAAGACCATAAAGGGGATAGCCCCGATGGCAAAATAAAGCCACCATTTCCGGAACCGATTGATGAGCCAGTAGAGGACCAGGATGACAAAAAATCCGAAAATGAAACTGATGGCCAGCGATTTGAGATTATCCCCCAGCCATTCGCCGAAAGTCTGGTTGGAGAAGCCGTACTGGTGTTCGACGATGAAATTGCGGTAATAGTCCGGAATAAAATTAAGAAGAAAGAGGGCGATTGATAGGAACAGAAAATAGAACAGGTAAACAAAAAATTTTCGTCGTGAGATCTTTCCCGCCCAGTCGCGGAATTTCCCCGAAAGGCCGGTATAGAGAACGATAAGAAATACGGCGACACTGATAAGAAATCCGGCGAAGCGCCAGATATTGTTGAAGCGGGAATAAGCGATCAATTTGGCTTTCCGCTCGGCCGGGATGGGATAAACAAAATTGGAGGCGGAATCCGGGGATATGGTGGCGGTGGCGGCCGCGGAAAGACTATCAGTGGCCGGTGCTAACGGTTCGTTACCGGAAATTAGAGTCGAATCGGCGCCGAAAATGGTTACCGAGGCGATCAGAAACAAGAAAAAGAGAAAATATGGGGCAATCTTCATAAATTTTTCTCCCTTGGGCAATTATGCGATAATAGCCAAACGGGGCGGGAATGTCAATATTGACGGTGTTACGATTATGGCAGAATTGCCGCAGATAGTATTTGGAGAAAAGCCGGCCCGATATATATTGGCCTATGCCTTTTTTGGGTGAATTAGCCGCGCTATCGACCGCCGTTCTCTGGTCGTTGACCTCATTGTTTTTCACATCGGCCAGCCGGAGAATCGGATCCTACTGGTTGAATAAAATCAGAATACTCTTTGCCGCAATTCTTCTTGGAATCACTCTCTTCTTAACAACGGGACATCTCCTGCCACCGGGGATTACATCACGGTCCTATATCCTTCTGATATTAAGCGGGATTATCGGGCTTTCGATGGGTGATGCTTGCCTGTTTCAGGCCTATGTGATAATCGGCCCAAGACTATCGCTGTTGATTTTCACCGTCTGGCCCATTATCGCGGCCGTGACCGCCTGGATTTTTTTGGGAGAATCGCTCGGGTTTCAGGCCATTATCGGCATTCTGATAACGGTGGCCGGGATGGTCTGGGTCACGGCGGAGAGAAACACTAATGGGAATCAGATATCGCACAGCGAAAGGAAAAGAATAAAACTGGGAATAATCCTGGCGCTGGGAGGCGCTGCCGGACAGGCAATAGGTCTGGTGCTGGCCAAGGCCGGAATGGGCGACACATTACTTCCGCTTCCGGCGACTTTCATTCGGATGCTGGCGGCGGTGGTCGCGATCTGGCTATTCGGAATAGTGCGCGGTGATTTAAGAGATTTCAAATCAAAGTTTGCTGATAAGCGGGCTGTACTGCTGGCCTTCGGCGGCGCTATCGTGGGACCATTTTTGGGGGTGTGGATGTCGCTGGTGGCGGTGCAACATACCAAGACCGGGGTGGCAGCGGCGATAATGTCAACGGTGCCGGTTCTCGTGATACCTCTCGTAATTATATTTTATAAAGAGAAAGTCTCTCCACGGGCAATAATCGGGGCAGTGATAACAGTCGCCGGGGTGGCGCTGCTGTTTTTAAGATGATGGCGCAACGAGTTTGTCCAGAAATACTTCAGATATTCTCGGAAGTAATAAAAAATCCGCACCCTGTTGAGGTGCGGATTCAAATTTGAAAAAGTCAATCCGGCTATTCCAAAACCGATACGATTTTTTTATCGCGGCCCTTCCGCTCGAATTTAATCACGCCGGTGATTTTGGCGAATAGGGTATCATCCTTGCCGCGGCCGACATTGAGACCGGGAAGAATTTTGGTGCCACGCTGGCGGACAATTATTGTCCCAGCCGGAACCGCTTCGCCGCCATAGGCTTTGGTCCCCAGACGTTGACCCTTACTGTCGCGGCCGTTGCGTGAGGAACCGACACCTTTTTTATGAGCCATAAACTACTCCTATATCATCAATATTGTATTCAAATTATCAAACCCGGGCATCCCGGGAACCGGCTATTATAACAATTTATCGCAGAAAATCAAGGGCTTTTTTGGAGCCGGGATCGGCCGGCCTATCGCTGTTTGGTCATCTGCCTTACAATCGAAGTGACCATGTTTCTCGGCGCGAATCTTATCGTGAAGGCCAGAACGCGATTAAAATTGCCGTGGATAGCGACTCTCTTTCCTTTCATCATGGCCCAATAGCCGTATTCCGCCACATCGGCGGCGGAGGGAAGATTTTTTCTCTTAAACAGCCCGGATTGTCCTCCCGCGGCCGTGTCGGCAAATCCGCTGGCGCTGGGTCCGGGGCAGAGCGCGGTTACGGTCACGCCTGTCCCGTTCAATTCATTGGCAATCGCTTCGGAAAAATGGAGGACATAAGCTTTGGTGGCAAAGTACACCGCCCAAAACGGCCCCGGTTGAAAGGCGGCGGTGGAGGCGATATTCATGATGCGGCCCTTTTTTCGTTCTATCATGGGAGGAAGAAACAGCCTGGTCAGATGGGTGAGGGATTTGATATTCAGGTCTATCATGCTTTCCAGCTTGTTCCAATCCGACTCCTGAAACGGGCTGAAATCTCCGAAACCGGCGTTGTTGACCAGGCAATCGACCTGGAGAGCGTCGGCTTTGACCTGCTCAAAAATTTCTTCCGGCGCACTTCTATCCGAAATATCTCTTACCAAAATACTTACATCGACCCCATATTCCGCGTGCAGTGATTTTTTTAAATCCGCCAGTTTCTCCCCGCTTCGGGCAACCAGGAAAAGGTCAATATGATTCCGCGCGAAGATTTTGGCCAGTTCCAGCCCGAAGCCGCCGGAGGCACCGGTAATTAGCGCTCTTTCTTCCATCGATTTCTCCTTTCATTCCATTATGGATAACTCATCATAGGGCGAAATCACCTATCGAACAAATAAAAAATCGCCGACGCGGTACCTGATTTCCGGGCATCGGACTCCGGTTTTCCGGATCATGTTTCGGGCCGATGCTATTTAATAATCGCCAATTTGAACCGGCGAATTACATCTGGAGAGCCGTTGTCAAAGCCGACCCTGCAAAGGGCAAGATAAACGCCGGGTACCACGGAAATTCCTTTGCCGTTATCCAATTTCCATTCCGCCTCCCAGGTCTGAGTGCCGAAAATCGGATTGGTACCCAAGAAATCAAAACTCAACTCGTGTACCTTACTCCCGGCAATATCGAATATGGTCAGATTCAGAGTCGCCACATGTGATTCCGGAACCTGTCCCTGAATCTGAAAATTAACCGACGAAATTCCGGCGGTAACAGGATTCGGATAGGGAGCGTTGATTTGCACCAAGGCGGTTGTATCGGGAACATAAGGACCGGCGGTATCGGAGACACTGTAACCGAATGGATACCTTCTCGGCGCGTCATACGGATAGGCGGCGGGATTGGTACTGACCAGACTGACAATGGCATACAGCCGATAGTTATCCGCGGTCGGCCACGATTCGGAAATGGCGGCCAAGGGCGGCTGCGGCTTCAATTTGATCTGATATTGATCCATTCTATCGATCGGCTCCATAACAGACCCCAGATTCCATTCCAAATTGAGACCGGATTCATAATCGCCGAAAAAAACTATCGAAATCGAATCGGGGACAGTAAAAATATCGTTGAAAGCAATATAGTTGGCTCCCAGATTCTCGGGAACGCGATTCCTGAAGAAGGTCATTTTCTGAGGAGTTATTCCGGGAATCGAATCGGGCCAGGGCCAACTCATCAGCACCGGGACCGAATCGTGAGTAATGAAAACCTCGCCCGGAATCTCAGGGTAGGCGGCGGCTTCTTCGAATTTAAGACTGTCAGGGGCACGGGAGGCACGGCTCCCGGTGAATAGATTCCAGACGGCAAATTCTGTAAAGGCTTCGCGCAAATGATATCTTCCATTTGAAAATTCAGAAATGGCGCTGTCGGCGGCTTGCAGAAAATTCGGACCGACGCCGAAATCGCGGCACTTCTCCCAGATGTCGCGGACAATCGCGGTATCCCATTTTTGAGTTAAATAAAGGGGAAAAAGCATCGAGGCATAAGGATGGACGTCCAGACCGCCGCTGAAATCCATAAGAGACAACCAGGGATTGTTATAAAATGTCGGCAGGTAGCCATAATAATCATTAATATCGTCGTAGGCCATTTCCTCCATCCAGGTGGAAGACATCTCCTGCCAGTATAGTTTCATATCGTACGATGGCCCGTCGTATTCGCTATAATCCATCCCATACTGAATGGCGTGGAAAAATTCATGGGCAATGGTCACGCGGGCGGCGTCCAATGGACGATTCACATATGGTGCAAAATTGTACAAGTTATCGATTTCCACGAATGAGGCCCTTCGCTGGTCATTAATAATCGAATCAGGCGGTGTCTGACCATAGATCCCAGATGATAAATTGCGTATATATATGTCATAGCGGGGGCCGTCCCCTGCGGGATAGAAACCATCGGACGGCGGGGCCGGGTATCCCAGATGATTTACTTCAAATTCCCAAACCGAATCGGCGATTTGAGCCACTTTGAAAACATAGACCGGAATTGTGACACCGTCGACAGTGGTATCGACATCGGGTTGATAGACGGCATCGGAATCGGTCAGTGCATAATGTACCATAAAATATCCGGCGGGTGAATTGTATGCGTAGGGCAGTGACGGGCGGGAGAACAGTTCGACAATCCGCGACCTGTACACTTCGCTCATATTGACGGCATTGGTTATCGCTTCAAAAGCCAGGGATGTTCCGCAATGGGGAAACATGCGGGCACTGTCATAAGCCGCCGGGCGAGGGCCGTTACCGTAAATGAATTCCAGCCGGCTCATCAAATCCTGCTGGTATGCTTCGGACAGAGGGTTCGAAAAGGCGGATGTCAACGTTAAAAGAAGAATCGATGGAAAGATTATGAAATTCTTCATGGGGGACCTCACGACATAATCCCGTTTATTTCACATTTTCATCGATAACTCTTCTTCTATAAATAGACTCCTTTACTACGGCGCTGAATGATTATTAATGAAACTGGCCAAAAAGGCATCGTTACCATAATCTTTCCCTTATAATAAATATATCCCGATCGGCTGAAATAGCAAGTCAAATATATGCAGGCATATTGACACAAAAAATCCCGCCCACCCTCACGGATGGACGGGACTGAATCGAGTATATAGAGACTCTATTTAGCGACCTTTTCGGTCTTGCCATTGGACACAGGCCGGTCGTTGAAGGAGAACAGTAACTTTTCCTCATCGGCGCCGATGTTCAGATTGCAGTCGCCGGCGTACTGGCCGCGGAGCAATTCTTCGGCGAGAGGATCTTCGAGGTACTTCTGAATCGCCCGCTTGAGCGGCCGCGCCCCGAGCATCGGCTCATAACCTTTATGCGCCAGAAATTCACGGGCCGGATCGGTCAGAATGAAACTGATACCTTTTTCCGCCAGACGTTTCGCCACATCGGCCACCAGAATATCGACAATCTGCTTGATATGTTCGATTTCGAGGGAGCGGAAAATGATTACCTCATCGATTCGGTTCAAAAGTTCCGGATTGAATAGTTTTCTCAGTTCTTCGGTCACTTTTTTCTTCATTGATTCGAACGAAGTATCTTCCTGCCCGCCGCTGAATCCCAAGGTTTTGCTGTCTTTTATTCTCCGGGTCCCGATGTTGGATGTCATGATAACCACGGTGTTGCGGAAATCGACCCGGCGGCCGAAGGAATCGGTCAGGGAGCCGTCATCCATCAACTGCAGTAGAATATTAAAGACATCCGGATGGGCCTTCTCGATTTCATCGAGCAGCACCACCGAATAGGGGCGACGCCGAACTTTCTCGGTCAACTGGCCGCCTTCTTCGTACCCGACATATCCCGGAGGAGCTCCGATCAAACGCGAGACGGCGAATTTTTCCATATATTCCGACATATCGATGCGGATGAGCGATTCGGAATCTTCGAAAAGGAATTCCGCCAGGGCCCGGGCCAATTCGGTTTTACCGACACCGGTCGGGCCGAGGAAAATGAAGGAACCGATCGGCCGACGGGGATCGCCCAAGCCGGCGCGGGCGCGGCGAATGGCGCGGGTAATGCTGGTTATGGCATCATCCTGGCCGATAATACGCTTCTTGAGTTCTTCCTCCATACGGAGAAGCCGTTTCGATTCCTTTTCCTCGAGACGGAAAAGAGGAATACCGGTCATCTTGGATACGACCGCCGCGATATCTTCTTCGGTCAGAACAACGCGCTGTTTGTCGCGCTGTTCCTCCCAATCTTTTTTCATATCCTGCAGTTTTTCTTTTTTGAATTTCAATTCATCGCGTAATTGGGCGGCCCGCTCGAAGGCCTGATTCTTAACCGCCTTCTCTTTTTCGTCCTGCAGGCGGGTTATCTCATTTTCAATGTCATTGAATTCATTGGGTTTGGCGAAAGTCGCCAGGTGCGCCCGCGAACCGGCCTCATCGATAACATCGAGGGCCTTATCCGGCTGGAATTTCCCGCTGATATAGCGATTGGAAAGTTTCACCGCCGCTTCGACCGCTTCATCGGAGATGACGATGCGATGGTGTTCTTCATACTTCTGGCGGAGACCTTTGAGAATTTTCACAGTGTTGTCGGTCGATGGTTGTTCCACCATGACGGTCTGGAACCGGCGATCAAGGGCACCATCTTTTTCGATGTACTTACGGTACTCGTTCAGAGTAGTCGCGCCAATACACTGCAATTCGCCGCGGGAAAGGGCCGGCTTGAAAATATTGCTGGCGTCAAGAGAACCTTCGGCACCGCCCGCGCCGACGATGGTATGCAACTCATCGATGAAAATAATCACGTCCTTGGAGTTGATAATCTCCTGCATGACCGCCTTGAGGCGCTCCTCGAACTGGCCGCGGTATTTGGTACCGGCCACGAGCGAGGCCATGTCCAAAGTCACGAGGCGCTTGTTCTCCAACGTTTGCGGCACCTTGCCTTCGACAATTTTCTGCGCCAATCCTTCGGCAATCGCGGTCTTACCGACCCCCGGTTCGCCGATAAGGACCGGATTATTTTTCTTT comes from the Candidatus Zixiibacteriota bacterium genome and includes:
- the clpB gene encoding Chaperone protein ClpB — its product is MNEMFTELARKAIEYARDEAARLRHDYIGTEHLLLGLIRLGEGRAVEIINNLGLEVQDLKASIEEVVQPAGGTMTMGNLPLTARAKKTLEVSGQEARALKSKDIDTEHILLALLKDEEGVAAQVLSMYEIDYKEVYEELKNIQSGKPSSFKRKRKKSKTPALDHFGRDLTELARRGRLDPIIGREDEIERVSQILSRRKKNNPVLIGEPGVGKTAIAEGLAQKIVEGKVPQTLENKRLVTLDMASLVAGTKYRGQFEERLKAVMQEIINSKDVIIFIDELHTIVGAGGAEGSLDASNIFKPALSRGELQCIGATTLNEYRKYIEKDGALDRRFQTVMVEQPSTDNTVKILKGLRQKYEEHHRIVISDEAVEAAVKLSNRYISGKFQPDKALDVIDEAGSRAHLATFAKPNEFNDIENEITRLQDEKEKAVKNQAFERAAQLRDELKFKKEKLQDMKKDWEEQRDKQRVVLTEEDIAAVVSKMTGIPLFRLEEKESKRLLRMEEELKKRIIGQDDAITSITRAIRRARAGLGDPRRPIGSFIFLGPTGVGKTELARALAEFLFEDSESLIRIDMSEYMEKFAVSRLIGAPPGYVGYEEGGQLTEKVRRRPYSVVLLDEIEKAHPDVFNILLQLMDDGSLTDSFGRRVDFRNTVVIMTSNIGTRRIKDSKTLGFSGGQEDTSFESMKKKVTEELRKLFNPELLNRIDEVIIFRSLEIEHIKQIVDILVADVAKRLAEKGISFILTDPAREFLAHKGYEPMLGARPLKRAIQKYLEDPLAEELLRGQYAGDCNLNIGADEEKLLFSFNDRPVSNGKTEKVAK